In the genome of Achromobacter sp. MFA1 R4, the window TTCGGATTCGGTCTTCATGGCTTCCTTGCTGGAGGGGACGCGCCGCCGGGCGCGGTCGATGCCAGAGGATAGCGCCAAAGCCCCCTGCGGTGCGATGGCCTATTGGGCGCGGCGCAGGATGTATTGCCCGGCGAGCGGGCCGGTGGGGCGCGTGCCGTCGCGGTAGAGCATCGTGACCTGGTTCTCGCCGACGAAGAAACGCTGGCTGTCGCCCGCCGCGTCGAGCCGGATCGTGCTGCCGTCAGACTCCCAGCTGAAGGTGCCGGTCACGATCTCCGGTTCGGGCTGGCGGTCCAGGTATTGGGTCAGCTTTTCGTATCGGCCGTCCTTCATGAGCGTCAGGCGCATGCGGATGCCCGGGCAATCGGCGCAGGGCAGGGTGCCGTCGTAGCTGCCCTCCCAGTCCAGGGAGTTGCGCGCGGTGTGATTGTCCACGGGCACCGAGCGGGCGGTGATGGGCTTGGACGGGGCGCAGCCGGCAAGCAACGCAAGACTCAGGGTGCAGGTCAGGGTGGTTTTCATCATGGCGAGCTCCTCTGTGGCGGGTGATTGGCGGCTAGACGCGTATCCACGATACGGACAGTAACCGGGGCGTGCTGAAACGGGATGTAAGGCGACGACGCCACGCCAACCGCTACCGCGCGCTCCGCGCCTGCGCTAAGCTCGGCCTGCTTTGCGCGCACAGGGCGGCATGGGGCCGCCGGCGCGCCGACTGGGACGACAGGCATGAAGGGCGAACACCAATACACCGTTACCGTGGACTGGACCGGCAATACCGGCGCCGGCACGTCCGGCTACGCGGCCTATTCCCGCGACCACCTCATCCAGTCCGCGGGCAAGCCCGATGTGCCGGGGTCATCGGACCCGGCGTTCCGAGGCGACCCGTCGCGCTGGAACCCCGAGGACATGCTGGTGGCCTCGCTCTCGGCCTGCCACAAGCTCTGGTATCTGCACCTGTGCGCGGTCGAGGGCGTGACGGTCGAGGCATACCGCGACGAAGCGCAGGGCGTGATGATCGAAGACCCCGAGCGCGGCGGCGCATTTTCGCAGGTCACGCTGCGGCCCCAGGTCACGATCCGCGCTGGCGACGACGTCGCGCTGGCGGAAAAACTGCACGAACGCGCGCATCATTTCTGCTTCATCGCCAACTCGGTGAATTTCCCGGTGCGGTGCGAGCCGCGCATTGGGACGGTGGGATGAGCGCATGGAATTCCCCATGACCTCCGCCCTCATCATCGACGTCCAACGCGCGCTGTTCGAAACCTCGCCGCGGTGAATGCGATGGATCCGGAACTGCTTTCCCTGCTGGTGACCCGCGAGATGCCCTTCGGCAAGTACAAGGGGCGGCTGATCGCCGATCTGCCGGGGGCCTATCTGGCGTGGTTCGCGCGCAAGGGATTTCCGCCCGGTGAACTGGGGCGCCTGCTGGCCCTCATGCTTGAACTGGACCACAACGGCCTGTCTTCGCTGCTGGATCCGCTGCGCAAGACCCCGCGCCGGCGCTGATCTGCGTCCCGGAAACGGCAGGAAACATCTGGCGCGCCTCATGTAGCGTCTTGGCACGACGCCGCGGGGCGGCTGGGGCTACCATAAGCGGCGCGCCCTGGGGCCGGCCGTCGGCCCGCCGCCCGGGGCGCCGTCTTATCGAACGGAGGTCGCCATGCAAAAACGCCACATCACCGCTTTCCTCCTTGCCGCCCTGTGCGCGGCGGGCGCCGCGCAGGCCCAGAACGCCGCGCCCGCCACGCAGGAAATGCAGTTCCCCTCCCGCGAGGGCAGCCTGTCGCCGCCATCGACGCTGCGCATGACCGTGACGCCGGAGACCCCGCCGGTGGTGATCCGCGACACGCCGGCCAGCCAGGCCGAGTTCCAGCGCTGCCGCCAGGTGTCGGACCGGGCCGCGGTGTCCAACGCGCAGATGCAGGCCGGCGTGGAGCAATGCCTGCGGGAACTGGAGCAGCGCCGCCAGCAGCAATAGCCCCGGGGAAGACCGGGCGCGGGGCCGAAGCGGGTACACTTGTGCGCCGTTTTGCTTTCAGCGCCTGAATTCCCATGATTCCCACCGCCTGCGGCGTCGACTTCGGCACCTCCAATTCCACCGTCGGCTGGAGCCGTCCCGACCAACACGCGCTCCTGGCGCTGGAAGACGGCAAGACCACTTTGCCGTCGGCCATCTTCTTTCACGACGAGGACGCCGAGGTCAGCTATGGCCGCGCGGCTATCTCCGACTATCTGGCGGGCTATGACGGCCGCCTGATGCGCTCGATGAAGAGCCTCCTGGGCAGTTCGCTCATCGACGGTTCGACGGAAGTGCAGGGCCGCTCGATCCCGTTCCGCGTGCTGCTCACGCGCTTCATCGCCGAATTGAAGGCGCGCGCCGAGACGGCCGCCGGGCGTGGCTTTACCCGCGCCGTGCTGGGCCGGCCGGTATTCTTCGTGGACGACAACCCGGCTGCGGACCAGACCGCCCAGGACACGCTGGAAGAGATCGCGCGCAGCGTGGGATTCACCGACATCGAGTTCCAGTTCGAGCCGCTCGCGGCCGCATTCGACTACGAGTCGCAGATCCGCCGCGAGGAACTGGTGCTGGTGATCGACATCGGCGGGGGGACGTCGGACTTCTCGCTGATCCGCCTGGGGCCGGACCGCGCGGCCAAGCCCGACCGCCGCGACGACATCCTGGCCTACGGCGGCGTGCACATCGGCGGGGTGGATTTCGACAAGCAATTGAGCCTGGCGCACGTCATGCCGCTGCTGGGGCTGGGCAGCCAGTTGCGCAGCGGCAAGGATGTGCCGTCGACCCAGTACGGCAACCTGGCCTGCTGGCACACCATCAACCAGGCCTATACGCGCAAGGCGGCCGAACACTTCGCCTATATCCGCGCCGAGGCCGGCGACCGCCAGAAGATCGACCTGCTGCTGAACCTGGTCAAGGAGCGGGCAGGGCATTGGGTGGCGGTGCAAGTGGAAGAAGCCAAGATCGCGCTGTCGGACGCGCCGGCCGCGCGCATCGATCTGTCGCGCGTCGCGCCCGAGCTAAGCGTGGAGGTGACGCGCCCGTCTTTCGACGCCTGCGTGGGGCGATTGATCGACAAAGTCGAGACGACCGTGGGCCAGCTTCTGCGCGACGCGGGGGTGTCGACGGCGGACGTGGATACCGTGTTTTTCACGGGCGGCTCCAGCCGCGTACTGCGCCTGCGCGAAAGCGTGTCCCGGCTGGTGCCCGAGGCGCGCAGCGTCGAGGGCGATCTCTTCGGCAGCATCGGCGCCGGCCTGGCGCTGGACGCGGCGCGAAAGTTCGGCTGATCGGGGTCGGCTGCGCGGCGTTCGGCGGGCCGATGGTAAGCTCGCAGGCGTGCCCGCGCCGGCCCCGCGCATACCCCTGATCCAGACGTCCTCATGACCCGCCCAACCGATACCCATCTCGTCGAAACGCTGCTGAGCAGCGAGGCGCCGTACGACGGCAGCTTCCTGAAGATCCGCCGCGACACCGTCAGCCTGCCCAACGGCCACACCGGCATCCGCGAATACGTGGTGCATCCGGGCGCGGTGGTGGTCATCCCGCTGCTGGACGACGGACGGGTCCTGCTCGAACGCCAGTTCCGCTATCCCATCGGCCGCGTGATGACCGAATTCCCCGCGGGCAAGCTCGATCCGGGCGAGGACCCGCTGGTGTGCGCCAAGCGCGAGCTGCTCGAGGAAACGGGCTACACCGCCGGCCAGTGGGCCCATGCGGGCGCCTTGCACCTGGCCATCGCCTATTCCACCGAAATCATCCACATTTTCTTTGCGCGCGGCCTGCGGGCGGGAGAGCGCCAGCTCGACCAGGACGAGTTCCTGGACGTGATCAGCACGCGGCCCGAAGATTTGGTCCAGGCTTGCGGCAAAGGCGAGGTCACCGACGCCAAGACGCTGACTTGCGTGCTGTGGATGCAGAACGTGCTGTCCGGCGCCTGGAAGCTGGACTGGCAGGACCACGCCGCCTGAGCGGCGCGCGCCGACACGACGGCCATGGCTTCCCATCCCGTGCTCATCCAGCCGTCCGGCCTGCGCTTTGACGCGCCGGCGGGCACGTCGGTGCTGATGGCGGCGCAGGCGGCTGGGATCAAGTTGCCCAGCTCGTGCCGCAATGGCACGTGCCGGGCCTGCATGTGCCTGATGCTGGAGGGTTCCGTGGCGTACGCCATCGAATGGCCCGGCCTGTCGCGCGACGAGAAGGAAGAAGGCTGGATCCTGCCGTGCGTGGCGCAGGCCACGGGCGCGCTGGAAATCCAGGCGCCGGGCGCCGCGCCCATCGAACCGGCGGCCGCGCCCGTGCGCCCGCTTACCGGCGCCAGGCGCTGAGGGCGCCGACGGGCATCAGGGCGGCCGTCATGCCCGCCACCATGCCCAGCACCATGCCCGCAAAGGGCGACGCGTCCACATTCAGCGCGGTCTGAACGCCCAGGCGCGCACCCAGCACCATTCCGATCGCCATGAGGACGGCGCACAGCGCGCGCTCGCCCAGCCTGGCTTGCGAACCGGGCCAAGGGAGCAGGGCGGCCAACGCCATGGCCGCGGAACTCGCCGGCATCAGCGCGGCATGCCGCCACGCAAGCTGCGCCAGCGTGCCGGGCGCGCCGCATTCGCTGGCCAGCAGCGCGGCGGGCGTGCGCCATGTGTCGACCAGCAGGCCGGCGGCCATCGCGGCCATGCAGGCCAGCCACAGGCTCGCCATGCCCGCGCCCGGCGCAGCCCCGCGCCTAGGCCTGGTGGCGGCACGTACCGTGCGCGGTTTCGCCGTATCGGTCATGGTGGCGCACCCAGTCGCGCACA includes:
- a CDS encoding copper resistance protein NlpE, producing MMKTTLTCTLSLALLAGCAPSKPITARSVPVDNHTARNSLDWEGSYDGTLPCADCPGIRMRLTLMKDGRYEKLTQYLDRQPEPEIVTGTFSWESDGSTIRLDAAGDSQRFFVGENQVTMLYRDGTRPTGPLAGQYILRRAQ
- a CDS encoding OsmC family protein, with the translated sequence MKGEHQYTVTVDWTGNTGAGTSGYAAYSRDHLIQSAGKPDVPGSSDPAFRGDPSRWNPEDMLVASLSACHKLWYLHLCAVEGVTVEAYRDEAQGVMIEDPERGGAFSQVTLRPQVTIRAGDDVALAEKLHERAHHFCFIANSVNFPVRCEPRIGTVG
- a CDS encoding DUF3820 family protein — protein: MDPELLSLLVTREMPFGKYKGRLIADLPGAYLAWFARKGFPPGELGRLLALMLELDHNGLSSLLDPLRKTPRRR
- a CDS encoding Hsp70 family protein yields the protein MIPTACGVDFGTSNSTVGWSRPDQHALLALEDGKTTLPSAIFFHDEDAEVSYGRAAISDYLAGYDGRLMRSMKSLLGSSLIDGSTEVQGRSIPFRVLLTRFIAELKARAETAAGRGFTRAVLGRPVFFVDDNPAADQTAQDTLEEIARSVGFTDIEFQFEPLAAAFDYESQIRREELVLVIDIGGGTSDFSLIRLGPDRAAKPDRRDDILAYGGVHIGGVDFDKQLSLAHVMPLLGLGSQLRSGKDVPSTQYGNLACWHTINQAYTRKAAEHFAYIRAEAGDRQKIDLLLNLVKERAGHWVAVQVEEAKIALSDAPAARIDLSRVAPELSVEVTRPSFDACVGRLIDKVETTVGQLLRDAGVSTADVDTVFFTGGSSRVLRLRESVSRLVPEARSVEGDLFGSIGAGLALDAARKFG
- a CDS encoding NUDIX domain-containing protein, whose translation is MTRPTDTHLVETLLSSEAPYDGSFLKIRRDTVSLPNGHTGIREYVVHPGAVVVIPLLDDGRVLLERQFRYPIGRVMTEFPAGKLDPGEDPLVCAKRELLEETGYTAGQWAHAGALHLAIAYSTEIIHIFFARGLRAGERQLDQDEFLDVISTRPEDLVQACGKGEVTDAKTLTCVLWMQNVLSGAWKLDWQDHAA
- a CDS encoding 2Fe-2S iron-sulfur cluster-binding protein, with the translated sequence MASHPVLIQPSGLRFDAPAGTSVLMAAQAAGIKLPSSCRNGTCRACMCLMLEGSVAYAIEWPGLSRDEKEEGWILPCVAQATGALEIQAPGAAPIEPAAAPVRPLTGARR